The following proteins are co-located in the Pan troglodytes isolate AG18354 chromosome 5, NHGRI_mPanTro3-v2.0_pri, whole genome shotgun sequence genome:
- the TJAP1 gene encoding tight junction-associated protein 1 isoform X2 produces MTSAAPAKKPYRKAPPEHRELRLEIPGSRLEQEEPLTDAERMKLLQQENEELRRRLASATRRTEALERELEIGQDCLELELGQSREELDKFKDKFRRLQNSYTASQRTNQELEDKLHTLIKKAEMDRKTLDWEIVELTNKLLDAKNTINKLEELNERYRLDCNLAVQLLKCNKSHFRNHKFADLPCELQDMVRKHLHSGQEAASPGPAPSLAPGAVVPTSVIARVLEKPESLLLNSAQSGSAGRPLAEDVFVHVDMSEGVPGDPASPPAPGSPTPQPNGECHSLGTARGSPEEELPLPAFEKLNPYPTPSPPHPLYPGRRVIEFSEDKVQIPRNSPLPNCTYATRQAISLSLVEEGSERARPSPVPSTPASAQASPHHQPSPAPLTLSAPASSASSEEDLLVSWQRAFVDRTPPPAAVAQRTAFGRDALPELQRHFAHSPADRDEVVQAPSARPEESELLLPTEPDSGFPREEEELNLPISPEEERQSLLPINSGTEEGPGTSHTEGRAWPLPSSSRPQRSPKRMGVHHLHRKDSLTQAQEQGNLLN; encoded by the exons ATGACTAGTGCCGCCCCTGCTAAGAAACCCTACCGTAAGGCACCACCAGAGCATCGGGAGCTGCGTTTGGAAATTCCTGGATCCCGGCTTGAGCAGGAG GAACCCCTGACTGATGCAGAAAGGATGAA GCTCTTACAGCAGGAGAATGAAGAGCTTCGCCGGCGCCTGGCCTCCGCCACCAGACGCACTGAGGCCCTGGAACGTGAGCTGGAAATTGGGCAGGACtgcctggagctggagctgggccAGAGCCGCGAGGAGCTGGACAAATTTAAGGATAAGTTCCGCAG GCTGCAGAACAGCTACACGGCTTCCCAGCGGACCAACCAGGAGTTGGAGGACAAGCTGCACACACTG ATCAAGAAGGCTGAGATGGATAGGAAGACGCTGGACTGGGAGATTGTGGAGCTGACCAACAAGCTGTTGGATGCCAAGAACACCATCAACAAGCTGGAAGAGCTCAAT GAGCGGTACCGGCTGGACTGCAACCTGGCTGTACAGCTCCTCAAGTGCAACAAGTCCCACTTCCGAAACCACAAGTTTGCCGAT CTGCCCTGTGAGCTACAGGACATGGTTCGGAAACATTTGCACAGTGGTCAAGAGGCCGCCAGCCCAGGTCCTGCTCCCAGCCTAGCCCCAGGGGCTGTGGTGCCTACCTCAGTCATTGCCCGAGTGTTAGAGAAGCCAGAGTCTCTACTGCTCAATTCAGCCCAGTCAGGCAGCGCCGGGCGCCCCTTGGCTGAGGATGTCTTTGTGCATGTGGACATGAGTGAGGGTGTCCCAGGTGATCCAGCCAGTCCCCCGGCCCCTGGCAGCCCCACCCCACAACCCAATGGGGAGTGCCACTCTCTGGGTACTGCCAGGGGCTCCCCGGAGGAAGAGCTGCCCTTGCCAGCCTTTGAGAAGCTGAACCCCTAcccaaccccatctccaccacacCCACTGTATCCTGGCCGCAGGGTAATAGAGTTCTCTGAGGATAAGGTTCAGATCCCCCGCAACAGCCCCCTGCCCAACTGCACTTACGCTACCCGCCAGGCCATTTCCCTGAGCCTGGTAGAGGAGGGGAGTGAGCGGGCCCGCCCcagcccagtgcccagcacccctgcctcagcccaggcctcaccccaccaccagcccagcccagcgcCCCTAACACTCAGTGCCCCAGCTAgctctgccagctctgaagaggaCCTGCTGGTCAGCTGGCAGCGGGCATTTGTGGACCGTACTCCACCACCTGCTGCTGTGGCCCAGCGCACAGCCTTTGGACGCGATGCCCTCCCTGAGCTGCAGCGCCATTTTGCCCATAGCCCCGCTGACAGAGATGAGGTGGTCCAGGCACCTTCTGCCCGACCCGAAGAGAGTGAGCTTTTGCTACCCACAGAACCTGACTCTGGCTTTCCCAGGGAGGAAGAAGAGCTGAACCTGCCTATCAGTCCTGAGGAAGAGCGCCAGAGCCTGCTGCCCATTAACAGTGGcacagaggaggggccaggcactTCCCACACCGAGGGCAGGGCCTGGCCACTCCCCAGCTCCAGTCGTCCCCAGCGCAGCCCCAAGAGGATGGGGGTTCACCACCTGCACCGCAAGGACAGCCTGACCCAGGCCCAGGAGCAGGGCAACCTGCTCAACTAG
- the TJAP1 gene encoding tight junction-associated protein 1 isoform X1 yields MTSAAPAKKPYRKAPPEHRELRLEIPGSRLEQEEPLTDAERMKLLQQENEELRRRLASATRRTEALERELEIGQDCLELELGQSREELDKFKDKFRRLQNSYTASQRTNQELEDKLHTLASLSHSWIFAIKKAEMDRKTLDWEIVELTNKLLDAKNTINKLEELNERYRLDCNLAVQLLKCNKSHFRNHKFADLPCELQDMVRKHLHSGQEAASPGPAPSLAPGAVVPTSVIARVLEKPESLLLNSAQSGSAGRPLAEDVFVHVDMSEGVPGDPASPPAPGSPTPQPNGECHSLGTARGSPEEELPLPAFEKLNPYPTPSPPHPLYPGRRVIEFSEDKVQIPRNSPLPNCTYATRQAISLSLVEEGSERARPSPVPSTPASAQASPHHQPSPAPLTLSAPASSASSEEDLLVSWQRAFVDRTPPPAAVAQRTAFGRDALPELQRHFAHSPADRDEVVQAPSARPEESELLLPTEPDSGFPREEEELNLPISPEEERQSLLPINSGTEEGPGTSHTEGRAWPLPSSSRPQRSPKRMGVHHLHRKDSLTQAQEQGNLLN; encoded by the exons ATGACTAGTGCCGCCCCTGCTAAGAAACCCTACCGTAAGGCACCACCAGAGCATCGGGAGCTGCGTTTGGAAATTCCTGGATCCCGGCTTGAGCAGGAG GAACCCCTGACTGATGCAGAAAGGATGAA GCTCTTACAGCAGGAGAATGAAGAGCTTCGCCGGCGCCTGGCCTCCGCCACCAGACGCACTGAGGCCCTGGAACGTGAGCTGGAAATTGGGCAGGACtgcctggagctggagctgggccAGAGCCGCGAGGAGCTGGACAAATTTAAGGATAAGTTCCGCAG GCTGCAGAACAGCTACACGGCTTCCCAGCGGACCAACCAGGAGTTGGAGGACAAGCTGCACACACTG GCCTCTCTTAGCCACAGCTGGATTTTTGCA ATCAAGAAGGCTGAGATGGATAGGAAGACGCTGGACTGGGAGATTGTGGAGCTGACCAACAAGCTGTTGGATGCCAAGAACACCATCAACAAGCTGGAAGAGCTCAAT GAGCGGTACCGGCTGGACTGCAACCTGGCTGTACAGCTCCTCAAGTGCAACAAGTCCCACTTCCGAAACCACAAGTTTGCCGAT CTGCCCTGTGAGCTACAGGACATGGTTCGGAAACATTTGCACAGTGGTCAAGAGGCCGCCAGCCCAGGTCCTGCTCCCAGCCTAGCCCCAGGGGCTGTGGTGCCTACCTCAGTCATTGCCCGAGTGTTAGAGAAGCCAGAGTCTCTACTGCTCAATTCAGCCCAGTCAGGCAGCGCCGGGCGCCCCTTGGCTGAGGATGTCTTTGTGCATGTGGACATGAGTGAGGGTGTCCCAGGTGATCCAGCCAGTCCCCCGGCCCCTGGCAGCCCCACCCCACAACCCAATGGGGAGTGCCACTCTCTGGGTACTGCCAGGGGCTCCCCGGAGGAAGAGCTGCCCTTGCCAGCCTTTGAGAAGCTGAACCCCTAcccaaccccatctccaccacacCCACTGTATCCTGGCCGCAGGGTAATAGAGTTCTCTGAGGATAAGGTTCAGATCCCCCGCAACAGCCCCCTGCCCAACTGCACTTACGCTACCCGCCAGGCCATTTCCCTGAGCCTGGTAGAGGAGGGGAGTGAGCGGGCCCGCCCcagcccagtgcccagcacccctgcctcagcccaggcctcaccccaccaccagcccagcccagcgcCCCTAACACTCAGTGCCCCAGCTAgctctgccagctctgaagaggaCCTGCTGGTCAGCTGGCAGCGGGCATTTGTGGACCGTACTCCACCACCTGCTGCTGTGGCCCAGCGCACAGCCTTTGGACGCGATGCCCTCCCTGAGCTGCAGCGCCATTTTGCCCATAGCCCCGCTGACAGAGATGAGGTGGTCCAGGCACCTTCTGCCCGACCCGAAGAGAGTGAGCTTTTGCTACCCACAGAACCTGACTCTGGCTTTCCCAGGGAGGAAGAAGAGCTGAACCTGCCTATCAGTCCTGAGGAAGAGCGCCAGAGCCTGCTGCCCATTAACAGTGGcacagaggaggggccaggcactTCCCACACCGAGGGCAGGGCCTGGCCACTCCCCAGCTCCAGTCGTCCCCAGCGCAGCCCCAAGAGGATGGGGGTTCACCACCTGCACCGCAAGGACAGCCTGACCCAGGCCCAGGAGCAGGGCAACCTGCTCAACTAG
- the TJAP1 gene encoding tight junction-associated protein 1 (The RefSeq protein has 1 substitution compared to this genomic sequence), with amino-acid sequence MTSAAPAKKPYRKAPPEHRELRLEIPGSRLEQEEPLTDAERMKLLQQENEELRRRLASATRRTEALERELEIGQDCLELELGQSREELDKFKDKFRRLQNSYTASQRTNQELEDKLHTLASLSHSWIFAIKKAEMDRKTLDWEIVELTNKLLDAKNTINKLEELNERYRLDCNLAVQLLKCNKSHFRNHKFADLPCELQDMVRKHLHSGQEAASPGPAPSLAPGAVVPTSVIARVLEKPESLLLNSAQSGSAGRPLAEDVFVHVDMSEGVPGDPASPPAPGSPTPQPNGECHSLGTARGSPEEELPLPAFEKLNPYPTPSPPHPLYPGRRVIEFSEDKVQIPRNSPLPNCTYATRQAISLSLVEEGSERARPSPVPSTPASAQASPHHQPSPAPLTLSAPASSASTEEDLLVSWQRAFVDRTPPPAAVAQRTAFGRDALPELQRHFAHSPADRDEVVQAPSARPEESELLLPTEPDSGFPREEEELNLPISPEEERQSLLPINSGTEEGPGTSHTEGRAWPLPSSSRPQRSPKRMGVHHLHRKDSLTQAQEQGNLLN; translated from the exons ATGACTAGTGCCGCCCCTGCTAAGAAACCCTACCGTAAGGCACCACCAGAGCATCGGGAGCTGCGTTTGGAAATTCCTGGATCCCGGCTTGAGCAGGAG GAACCCCTGACTGATGCAGAAAGGATGAA GCTCTTACAGCAGGAGAATGAAGAGCTTCGCCGGCGCCTGGCCTCCGCCACCAGACGCACTGAGGCCCTGGAACGTGAGCTGGAAATTGGGCAGGACtgcctggagctggagctgggccAGAGCCGCGAGGAGCTGGACAAATTTAAGGATAAGTTCCGCAG GCTGCAGAACAGCTACACGGCTTCCCAGCGGACCAACCAGGAGTTGGAGGACAAGCTGCACACACTG GCCTCTCTTAGCCACAGCTGGATTTTTGCA ATCAAGAAGGCTGAGATGGATAGGAAGACGCTGGACTGGGAGATTGTGGAGCTGACCAACAAGCTGTTGGATGCCAAGAACACCATCAACAAGCTGGAAGAGCTCAAT GAGCGGTACCGGCTGGACTGCAACCTGGCTGTACAGCTCCTCAAGTGCAACAAGTCCCACTTCCGAAACCACAAGTTTGCCGAT CTGCCCTGTGAGCTACAGGACATGGTTCGGAAACATTTGCACAGTGGTCAAGAGGCCGCCAGCCCAGGTCCTGCTCCCAGCCTAGCCCCAGGGGCTGTGGTGCCTACCTCAGTCATTGCCCGAGTGTTAGAGAAGCCAGAGTCTCTACTGCTCAATTCAGCCCAGTCAGGCAGCGCCGGGCGCCCCTTGGCTGAGGATGTCTTTGTGCATGTGGACATGAGTGAGGGTGTCCCAGGTGATCCAGCCAGTCCCCCGGCCCCTGGCAGCCCCACCCCACAACCCAATGGGGAGTGCCACTCTCTGGGTACTGCCAGGGGCTCCCCGGAGGAAGAGCTGCCCTTGCCAGCCTTTGAGAAGCTGAACCCCTAcccaaccccatctccaccacacCCACTGTATCCTGGCCGCAGGGTAATAGAGTTCTCTGAGGATAAGGTTCAGATCCCCCGCAACAGCCCCCTGCCCAACTGCACTTACGCTACCCGCCAGGCCATTTCCCTGAGCCTGGTAGAGGAGGGGAGTGAGCGGGCCCGCCCcagcccagtgcccagcacccctgcctcagcccaggcctcaccccaccaccagcccagcccagcgcCCCTAACACTCAGTGCCCCAGCTAgctctgccagctctgaagaggaCCTGCTGGTCAGCTGGCAGCGGGCATTTGTGGACCGTACTCCACCACCTGCTGCTGTGGCCCAGCGCACAGCCTTTGGACGCGATGCCCTCCCTGAGCTGCAGCGCCATTTTGCCCATAGCCCCGCTGACAGAGATGAGGTGGTCCAGGCACCTTCTGCCCGACCCGAAGAGAGTGAGCTTTTGCTACCCACAGAACCTGACTCTGGCTTTCCCAGGGAGGAAGAAGAGCTGAACCTGCCTATCAGTCCTGAGGAAGAGCGCCAGAGCCTGCTGCCCATTAACAGTGGcacagaggaggggccaggcactTCCCACACCGAGGGCAGGGCCTGGCCACTCCCCAGCTCCAGTCGTCCCCAGCGCAGCCCCAAGAGGATGGGGGTTCACCACCTGCACCGCAAGGACAGCCTGACCCAGGCCCAGGAGCAGGGCAACCTGCTCAACTAG
- the LRRC73 gene encoding leucine-rich repeat-containing protein 73, with amino-acid sequence MLPSSIQISGEPLSGAEVRDICRGLRDNAVRLLSLRGCRLCDRDFGRICRALAGATSLAQLNLNLGVVSSPSRIKQLAEALRTNRSIQSLFLHGSPLTDAGLALLNPALALHPALVALDLGDCMLGDEAINLICGLLPPDGAKSGLKELTLSANPGITPKGWSRLAIAVAHSSQVRVLNLDYNPLGDHVAGMLAVAVASSRTLEVLDLEGTGLTNQSAQTLLDMVENYPTALRSLVLAENSISPELQQQICDLLSEGEEEEEVAGGAGDTQEWERGREPAAHQRGSSSWMCPSDPSSQMVLMTSGLGDSLLAETEM; translated from the exons ATGCTGCCCAGCTCCATCCAGATTTCGGGGGAGCCGCTGTCCGGCGCCGAGGTGCGGGACATCTGCCGCGGCCTTCGCGACAACGCCGTGCGCCTGCTCTCACTGCGCGGCTGCCGCCTCTGCGACCGCGACTTTGGCCGCATCTGCCGGGCCCTGGCCGGGGCCACGTCCCTGGCGCAGCTCAACCTTAACCTGGGCGTCGTGTCCAGCCCCAGCCGCATCAAGCAGCTGGCTGAGGCTCTGCGGACCAACCGCTCCATCCAGTCCCTCTT CCTGCATGGGAGCCCCCTGACAGATGCGGGGCTGGCCTTGCTGAACCCAGCCCTGGCCCTCCACCCTGCCCTCGTGGCTCTGGACCTGGGGGACTGCATGCTGGGTGATGAAGCCATCAACCTCATCTGTGGCCTCCTGCCCCCAGATGGGGCCAAATCTG GCTTGAAGGAGCTAACGCTGAGTGCCAACCCTGGCATCACCCCTAAGGGCTGGAGCCGCCTCGCCATTGCCGTGGCCCACAGCTCCCAGGTCCGCGTCCTCAATCTGGATTACAACCCCCTGG GTGACCATGTGGCAGGAATGCTGGCTGTAGCTGTGGCCTCTAGTCGTACCCTAGAGGTGCTAGACTTGGAGGGCACAGGGCTCACCAACCAGTCAGCTCAG ACCCTGCTGGACATGGTAGAAAATTACCCCACAGCTTTGCGGAGCCTGGTGTTGGCTGAGAACAGCATTAGCCCAGAGCTGCAGCAACAGATCTGTGACCTCCTCtctgagggagaggaggaggaggaagtggcagGAGGGGCTGGCGACACCCAGGAATGGGAGAGAGGGCGGGAGCCTGCTGCCCACCAGAGAGGCAGCAGCTCCTGGATGTGCCCCAGCG ATCCCAGCTCTCAGATGGTGCTAATGACGTCAGGACTAGGGGACAGTCTGTTGGCTGAGACCGAGATGTGA
- the YIPF3 gene encoding protein YIPF3 isoform X2 — protein MENMDDTSGSSFEDMGELHQRLREEEVDADAADAAAAEEEDGEFLGMKGFKGQLSRQVADQMWQAGKRQASRAFSLYANIDILRPYFDVEPAQVRSRLLESMIPIKMVNFPQKIAGELYGPLMLVFTLVAILLHGMKTSDTIIREGTLMGTAIGTCFGYWLGVSSFIYFLAYLCNAQITMLQMLALLGYGLFGHCIVLFITYNIHLHALFYLFWLLVGGLSTLRMVAVLVSRTVGPTQRLLLCGTLAALHMLFLLYLHFAYHKVVEGILDTLEGPNIPPIQRVPRDIPAMLPAARLPTTVLNATAKAVAVTLQSH, from the exons ATGGAGAACATGGATGATACCTCAGGCTCTAGCTTCGAGGATATGGGTGAGCTGCATCAGCGCCTGCGCGAGGAAGAAGTAGACGCTGATGCAGCTGATGCAGCTGCTGCTGAAGAGGAGGATGGAGAGTTCCTGGGCATGAAGGGCTTTAAGGGACAGCTGAGCCGGCAGGTGGCAGATCAG ATGTGGCAGGCTGGGAAAAGACAAGCCTCCAGGGCCTTCAGCTTGTACGCCAACATCGACATCCTCAGACCCTACTTTGATGTGGAGCCTGCTCAGGTGCGAAGCAG gcTCCTGGAGTCCATGATCCCTATCAAGATGGTCAACTTCCCCCAG AAAATTGCAGGTGAACTCTATGGACCTCTCATGCTGGTCTTCACTCTGGTTGCTATCCTACTCCATGGGATGAAGACGTCTGACACTATTATC CGGGAGGGCACCCTGATGGGCACAGCCATTGGCACCTGCTTCGGCTACTGGCTGGGAGTCTCATCCTTCATTTACTTCCTTGCCTACCTGTGCAACGCCCAGATCACCATGCTGCAGATGTTGGCACTGCTG GGCTATGGCCTCTTTGGGCACTGCATTGTCCTGTTCATCACCTATAATATCCACCTCCACGCCCTCTTCTACCTCTTCTGGCTGTTGGTGGGTGGACTGTCCACACTGCGCATG GTAGCAGTGTTGGTGTCTCGGACCGTGGGCCCCACACAGCGGCTGCTCCTCTGTGGCACCCTGGCTGCCCTACACATGCTCTTCCTGCTCTATCTGCATTTTGCCTACCACAAAGTGGTAGAGG GGATCCTGGACACACTGGAGGGCCCCAACATCCCGCCCATCCAGAGGGTCCCCAGAGACATCCCTGCCATGCTCCCTGCTGCTCGGCTTCCCACCACCGTCCTCAACGCCACAGCCAAAGCTGTTGCGGTGACCCTGCAGTCACACTGA
- the YIPF3 gene encoding protein YIPF3 isoform X1: protein MATTAAPAGGARNGAGPEWGGFEENIQGGGSAVIDMENMDDTSGSSFEDMGELHQRLREEEVDADAADAAAAEEEDGEFLGMKGFKGQLSRQVADQMWQAGKRQASRAFSLYANIDILRPYFDVEPAQVRSRLLESMIPIKMVNFPQKIAGELYGPLMLVFTLVAILLHGMKTSDTIIREGTLMGTAIGTCFGYWLGVSSFIYFLAYLCNAQITMLQMLALLGYGLFGHCIVLFITYNIHLHALFYLFWLLVGGLSTLRMVAVLVSRTVGPTQRLLLCGTLAALHMLFLLYLHFAYHKVVEGILDTLEGPNIPPIQRVPRDIPAMLPAARLPTTVLNATAKAVAVTLQSH, encoded by the exons GGCGGAGGCTCAGCTGTGATTGACATGGAGAACATGGATGATACCTCAGGCTCTAGCTTCGAGGATATGGGTGAGCTGCATCAGCGCCTGCGCGAGGAAGAAGTAGACGCTGATGCAGCTGATGCAGCTGCTGCTGAAGAGGAGGATGGAGAGTTCCTGGGCATGAAGGGCTTTAAGGGACAGCTGAGCCGGCAGGTGGCAGATCAG ATGTGGCAGGCTGGGAAAAGACAAGCCTCCAGGGCCTTCAGCTTGTACGCCAACATCGACATCCTCAGACCCTACTTTGATGTGGAGCCTGCTCAGGTGCGAAGCAG gcTCCTGGAGTCCATGATCCCTATCAAGATGGTCAACTTCCCCCAG AAAATTGCAGGTGAACTCTATGGACCTCTCATGCTGGTCTTCACTCTGGTTGCTATCCTACTCCATGGGATGAAGACGTCTGACACTATTATC CGGGAGGGCACCCTGATGGGCACAGCCATTGGCACCTGCTTCGGCTACTGGCTGGGAGTCTCATCCTTCATTTACTTCCTTGCCTACCTGTGCAACGCCCAGATCACCATGCTGCAGATGTTGGCACTGCTG GGCTATGGCCTCTTTGGGCACTGCATTGTCCTGTTCATCACCTATAATATCCACCTCCACGCCCTCTTCTACCTCTTCTGGCTGTTGGTGGGTGGACTGTCCACACTGCGCATG GTAGCAGTGTTGGTGTCTCGGACCGTGGGCCCCACACAGCGGCTGCTCCTCTGTGGCACCCTGGCTGCCCTACACATGCTCTTCCTGCTCTATCTGCATTTTGCCTACCACAAAGTGGTAGAGG GGATCCTGGACACACTGGAGGGCCCCAACATCCCGCCCATCCAGAGGGTCCCCAGAGACATCCCTGCCATGCTCCCTGCTGCTCGGCTTCCCACCACCGTCCTCAACGCCACAGCCAAAGCTGTTGCGGTGACCCTGCAGTCACACTGA